The genomic region AAAACAAGCATGTCTGATTTagtaactaaaataaaactaagaAAATGTGTCGTTTTGTTTTGGTAAACTAGGAAAAAAGCACATACCTTGGCCTTGTCAGCATCCCCATTTCCAGCATCACGGGCCGGCAGTTTGTGGAGCAATGGTACCCGGTGATACAGTCCAGTGTTTTGGCCAAAAGTGGTGGTGTTGGAAGTGCCAAAGTCATCAATGCCTCGCTGCGTGTTAAGTCTCGCTACCAGACAATGAACATCCTCCCTATGGAGCTGTACAAGGAATTCGCTGAGTACATCACCAACAACTACCGAACACTGTGTGCTGTTCTGGAGCCGCTGTTGAGTGTGAAAAGCAAAGAGGAGGTGGCGTTTGCTCTGGTGCACATACTCCAAAGCACAGGGAAGACAAAGGTAAACACAAGAGGTCAAAAGTTATCTGATTGCATGTTATTTTCACACAATTCAGAGTTGTTTGCATTTTTGAGTTTATTTCCTTGCAGTAACTTTATAGAAAAGTGGTCTTTCCTTTGAGTCTGTTCCACTGAACTGCAAATGTTATCCCTTCTCAGGAATTCCTGTCTGACATGGCGATGTGTGAGGTGGATCGATTCATGGACCGTGAGCACTTGATCTTTCGGGAGAACACGCTCGCTACTAAGGCTGTGGAAGAGTACCTCAAACTGATAGGTCACAGATACCTCAAGGATGCTATAGGTAAAACGcctcatctctgtgtttcttaTATCCTGCTGACTGAACAAAGGGACTATTTGAAGCTCAGAGTAAATCAAATGTTTTGATGAAATGTGTTGAAGTCGACTACATTTAGCAAAGTTGATGACATTATTTCGTGTCAAGATAATGACAGTGAAACATCTACATATGCAAtatgtttgtgacattttatttaaatgtagaGCTATGTTAACTGTTACATGTAAACTAGTCATTATTCAGTGCACATAGAAAATAAGACATAccaatgtttttttatgttttagccCATTAAGTATAAATGTGCTTTATAATTATGTTTTGAAGTTTTTAGATTGATTTCATCTTAGCAGCCCCTGTTTAACATTGTCTCCTCACATCTTTATCTCATCTTAGTATCATGTTTCAAAGCCATTACAAACTCATATCTAATAATGATAGTACAGGGGAAGGTGGGTAATAATGTACTTTCTCTTGTCCCTCCATTTTagccactggaaaaaaaagaagcctgtTCTGGAATAGAAAATTATGTTCTTAGGAAAACCAAGTAACTTTGATCACAGACAGGCTCAATATTATTTTTAGTGTTGGGAATATTTACttgtaattatttaattattaacaCAGATGGTTGCAAACTTCTTAAATGTCTCCCTCTGAATGTGTATTAGACTACTAGTAGGAAAGTGACTGATATGTGCAAAGTGTTACGCTTTTTCTATGAAACATAGTGACAGTCTGATCTGCAACTTTCAGGTGACTTCATTCGAGCCTTATATGAGTCTGAGGAGAACTGTGAGGTGGACCCCATGCGTGTCCCGCCATCAGTCCTTGCTGACCACCAAGCCAACCTTCGCATGTGCTGCGAGCTGTTACTCTGCAAGATTATCAACTCTCTCTGGTCAGTTTTGGCCTGTTTGTACTCCCTATAACATATACAGGTGTCTGTTCTGTAGGTGTATTTACTGGTGTCAGGTGGGGTCTAAAACTTTCTGTCTGAAGTCCATTTTGTCCATGTCAGTCATATGAATATGGGTCATAGGAATTTCTGAGTCCCACCTTTCTCAGTTCCCACATTTTTGAAATGAGCTTTTTTGAAATTGAGCAAAGGTCTCAACCTGCTTTGTTATaaagtcactcacacacactttctctatTGTCAGCAGAGGGATAAGTcagctgaaggaaaaaaaaatgtaatctgaaactggaaaaaaaaaaaaatagaatcatgcagtatattttttattaggaaaagaaatgaatgtgaaataaaaaagaaaagaaagttattttaaaagaaattccAAAGAAATTCCAAATTTTATCAAAATAATGTTTCAGGTGACAAAAATCTCATAccttatgttgtttttgttttttgtggtttgttttttagcaTTTAGGATAAATCATTTGTAATTTTGTCTTTCAAACTGACAATATATTTGGCTCCCCCATATAACACCAAtataaaagctttgtttttgcAAACTGATATTTTAACAGGGATAGAATTAGAACATTATCACTGACTATATGACGATCTTTTTTCCATTATATGATCAGTAAATGCATACACATCATGTTAATCTCTTTGAAAAGGTTTTTATCAGCACTTTTTCCAATCATGAGCAGAGTATGGTCCAGTAATTTTCCATATGTCTTATCTCTTAACCTTGCTGAATTCCTGAGGGTTTTGGATGAGCTGCTGGATTTTATCCCACACTTCTCCTTGACAGTGGGTAATAAAAATCATATTCTTGTTTCAGCATATTTCCTCGGGAGCTGAAGGAAGTTTTTGCCTCATGGAGAGCCAGATGTGCTGAGCGTGGAAGAGAGGATCTCGCTGACAGCCTCATCAGCTCCTCCCTGTTCCTTCGCTTCATGTGCCCAGCCATCATGTCCCCCTCCCTGTTCAACCTAATGCAGGAGTACCCCGCTGAACGCACGTCccgcacactcacactcatagCCAAGGTGATGCAGAACCTGGCCAGCTTCAGCAAGTGAGTCTCTGTCATCACCTGTCACCCTACACCTACAGCTACAATATCACATCAATCtgattcagttcatttttagAATTGTAGACGCTGGTGCTTGTGCTAGGTGGGATGCATGTCACAGAGTAACATCCTGGAAACAGGAGCTTGCGGTTTTGACTGCGAGGGTATAAACTGTTACTCACCCACAATGAGCTCTAAGCCTTTCAGCTGCAACACATTTGTTCCTACCTTCACTCTGCActctttactgacattttttaactttgaAACAATTTGGCTGAATTGAATAGGCACCTGTAATTAAGACATCAAAAGTTTGGTGGTAATTTAATGGACTCTACATTTCAGGAACATTTGATAAAGTACTTAAATTAACGAACATTAAACATGaacattaaataacattttcctCAGTCTTTTATGCCTCTGTGTCAGTGACAGCCAGTGGCTGAAGGCATTATGCTTTTTGGTTTGTCTGTCCATCTGAACATCCATCCCCTTCTCATGAACGTAATATCTCTGTAATGCCTTGAGGAAATTTCTTGAAATTTGGTACAgtgttcacttggactcaaggatgaactgataagaatttggtggtcaaaggtcaaaggtttcCACCAACTCTTGACAAAAATAGCTGTTAggtgctccactatgttcaccagctggttgctaattttatctgtctgctgtttggtccTGGATAGTTACTGAATTTTTTgaactttttcactgaaaacagctggaaacGAGTTGATAGTGGTGAGAGTGAACTTTTAAACCTAAACTCCTGCACGTTTACTGTAAACATTAGATCCATCCACTGATTGGCTGTGTCCTGTCACACAGATTTGGACCCAAGGAGGAATACATGTACTTCATGAATGAGTTCCTGGAGATGGAGTGGGGCTCCATGCAGCAGTTTCTTTATGAGATTTCCAACATGGACACTGGAGGAAACGCCGGGGGCTTTGAGGGCTACATTGACCTCGGCAGAGAGTTGTCGATGCTTCACAGTTTACTGTGGGAAGTCATGGGCCAGCTCAGCAAGGTAAGTAGAATAATGTGATAAATTATtagaaaatttaaatgaaacatttaatttgatttctcCATCACTCTGGAGAGTGTTGCGAGTGGAGCGTTAGAAAATGAGGTTCTGCAGTTTTCTGTCAGACACAATGAATATTATTTGAACTCTGAAAACAGAGGTGGAATTAgcactttaatatttaactcTGCTGCTTGCTCTGTTAATTTAATGAAATTTTATTGCAGTTGTAACATAATGAAAGTTATAAATACTTAATATGGTCAGCCTTAAATTTCCTCATAGGTTAACAAATGTGcaaaattatgtgtttttatagcttttttctctgtttcatgtttcttAACGATATTTGAATTTCATGAATGATGAAGTGAGTCATATATAGCAGACGCATGGTTGGGTACTGGACCACAGAACATTTGCTTCCAGGCTGCGAGGAAACGCTGAATAATGATTTTAAGGAAGAAGTGATTAAATACTAAAATAAGGATATCTGCTGATGAGGATTACTGATTGGACATCgtgctctctttttctcaaaaTTAAAGTACGTGTAACACGTGTTACATGTTAGCCATGCAGTGTTTAAAAAAGACTTTCTGATAAAAATATGTGGAGAATATACtcatcaaatgtatttttgataaTGTCAGCAAACCCTGAAATGTGCTTTCAGCACTTccttcacattaaaatgcatttatagTGAAGCACATGGGGGAAGTGATGAACTGTTATCAGCAGTACCTTTACAATTTTACTGAGTCGATGGCccatgactgaatgaatgtcaTTGACTTATAATGACATTAATTGGCAGCTGCTGCTTGATAAGGCGAGTATAGGCTAATACCAATGTGGCAGGTTTTATCAGCAGATTCTTATTTGTTATATAATAAATAAGAATGCAccattatatataaataataatttgagGTTATAGGCGATCACAAGCTATTTGTGCAGTACCTACCTTTAACTTTGCACAGTCTGTCGGTACTGCAATTTTTTACTCATCACTGAACCTGATCCAAAGAtgtcaaatgtttattttcactctGGTTTCGTTTGAGTTGGACCTTGAATTTGACTTTTATTACAAAAcctttccaaaataaaaaatagtcagtaaaaacaaaaaactccaGGCGTATGGCAAGTGAGCATTGGAagcttgattttaaaaaatgtttctgtgttttaggATGCTATTCTCAAACTCGGACCCCTTCCACGGCTGCTGAATGACATCAGTGTCGCCTTGAGGAACCCACAGCTCCACATGCCTACAAATCACCAACCAGACCGACCGAAGGACAGACTCTTCTCGCGACCATCTTTCAATCGTCTCATGTCCTCTGACTTCCAAAGCCTTATGATGCGTGACTTAAACAGGTATGTTCCCATGGTGTCCTTTGTGTTATAAGTCTTTGTTGTCTTCAGTTTACACATGAAATTGGATTTGTATGTCCCCAAAGAGTGTGCTCCTCTGATCAGTGCTCTGAGATGGGTAATGCTGATAGTTTTATATCTGAACAGATGATTGATCCCTGCTGTGGCTTCATCAAGACAATGTGAATGGTCATGATTGCAAATGTGCACCTTTCGCACATTAATAGAGGGATTACAGTTTCATATGGGTGTAGTAAACACACATAAGAAAAGACCAAGAATATGCACTGAGCTGCCAATACCTCAAAAATAAGCACTGGTGTATTTCTAAGAGCCCATAATGCCAATGCTAATGCACCTCTTCGGGCTTTTAAAGTATTCCATCAGTCCATAACTACCAGCACCACCTGTTCTCAGGCCATCTTCCCCAaacctcttttctctgtgttttaattcaCTCCAGCACTCTTCTGTTGTCAGGAGACAGTTGCTTTCATTACAGCCCTAACTGTTTAAACAAGAACTCCTTAAGTAAGAGTAATAATAGAGGTAATATCAGAGGACTCCACAGCagcttttttgtgtttactaTTATAAATCAGTAAGAGATCAAAACATCTGGAAATTCAAACCAACACAGCCAATGACACACCTGCCATTCCTCCTAGCTCTAACCCCAGAGGGCATCAGGCTACGAGTGACTTGACAGGGTCAAACAGTCTCGACTGGAATCCAGCACACTAATGATTGCGTGTACTCATTTTATTTAGGGCAGCAACCAgcaattatttacattttcagatacaaaataaaatttggtATGAAAGATCTCTAAGCTAGTGGCTGCTGTAATGTCTCtctcctgttgtgtttctgcagttCAATAGACATCTCTCGCCTGCCATCTCCAACAACTGGAGTATCCGCTGTAGAATCCCTCTCATCGAATCTGAACATGAGGCGTCACGCAGAACGGGACCTTCGCTCGTCGAGGGAGGTTTTCTACGTAACTCGTCCACCGCTGGCTCGATCCAGCCCTGCATACTGCACGAGCAGTTCGGACATTACCGAGCCTGATCCAAAGGTACAGTGTTAAATTTTTCACTTTTAGTGTATTATAATTCTGAAGCTTTTGACACCCTCTCTATAATTAATCATCAGAaccattttacagtttttcatttgattatGTGGACTCTGGCCCCTGTGTCTGAGTcacacacttttgtttttgattgtgCACTGATTTTAGGAACCTGAGACATTATGATCTTCAAATTAATTTCTTATCAAGCAAAAGATCCAGTTAGTTAGTTCTTTAAACAACAACgcaatataaaaaaacataaatgagagtaaaaaaatagaaagatgaaaataaaagaaatctatctatctatctatctatctatctatctatctatctatctatctatctaacaAAATGGTCCACCATAACTATatgacaaatacatttaaacaaatttaaaactgtaaacacatacaTTTAATGAACAGTTAAATTctttaaaacagacaaactgagagACTACAGTTTTCCTGGGCACGAACAAGGTTTTCGTGAatatgctgtgtttttaatcaaattcACTTCAAAATTAAGCTACAATGAATGTTTTCTTATGTCTCAGGTCCACAGTGTGAATAAAAGTGTTTCTATGATGGACCTCCAGGACTCCCGTATGAACAGCATTTCCAACCTGAACTCTGTGGGAGACATGCTCACCTCCTCTCAAGCCTCCATCGCTGGCCTCGGACACAGCTTCGGGAACCTCGGCGGTCCTCTTCGTATGGGAGGGCATATGCCGGCGGGCTCAGCGGGCTCCGGTCTGAGGCTGAGCCAGATGGGCCACATAGGGGGTCCCACCGAATCCATCTcccaacagcaacagcaggcagcagcagccatgcACTTCCCCCTGTCTTTCCAGAACCCGCTATTCCATCTGGCTGCCCAGAACTCCCCAGCTCAGTCTcagcctcctccccctcctcttctcctcgcTCCCGAGCCTGAGAATGGCCACCACGACTATGCACCCGCCTTTGGCAACAGTGCTTTCTCCCGCAGCGAGGACTTGTCCGCCCTGCGGTCACAGAGCAGTCTGGTGCAGCCCAGCATTGTCCACTCTCACAGTTACAGTGATGATTTCACCCGGCAGAATCAGAATAACGACTACGCCTGGCACCAGCTGTCACTGCAAGTGCAGGTAGGATCCTCTTAGCGATtgtcacacaaacagaaagacaattTGTTTGTCATGATATGCAACATTATTCTACTCCTACAGAACCCTTGTTTTGCATAACAGgtttaaaagcaaaatgttacATATGTAATCAAACAAAGATATGTGCAGTGTAACCTTACCATTGTATCTACAGTACACAGGACAAACAAtgtatatattgttatatatttctCCATATTTATTGACTGAATAAATAGCCAAAGTGTTATCATTATGCTTTAAAGAGCACCACTAGGTGGAGAACTTCCATTTTAATAGTTGGCCCATAGACTCACAATGCTCACAGACTACTGATCATTTAAAATGGTCAGTCTGTTTTGTTCAGTTGAATTTGTTTcagcatattttttaaataattcagGACATACTCAGAATCTTCCAGTCAGACTGACTGTTGTGTGCTTAGTGTTAGAGACTAGCAGTTGCTGCTGCTTGGATACAGTTTTAGTATATGTTGTTCTGTTAAATCTGTTGGAATGAGCTGAAATTAGAATCTTAGGATGCATGCTTCTGTAAGGCATCATGATCCGTagttaatgacattttatttcactttatattGAAGGGCCTCTTTACTGATTTGCTAGGTTAGATGTACTGCTCAGTAAGACCTCATTCATTGCCCAGTTGGTAATGCAGCCTCCCTAAACAGGAATcttgaaacattttttatttatatgtgaaAGTCATGCACATCAAGATTCCCTCCTTTAGGACTAAAATCATTTACAGGTTTGGTTTCTCTTGAGTCTTTACATTTATCTTAACCAAAAGATAGCTTTAACCGGGTGTGGAAATTAATTAATGCAAATTcatgaaactgtgttttatcattAACCAAACTCCTTAAAAGTTTGAGTGGGCCACCTGTAGTACCACCTGCTTTCAGTAACATTTATATCCCTAAAATAAGAGTAAAGTTActcaaaaacagacattataCAGTCAAAATGAAAGTTTGAAACTCAAGCATGATCCTCTGTTCTTTTTTGGAGTAACTTTACCCTTTTATGTTGTAAATGTTGGTGGATCTCTTGGTTTATAtccctttttctttatttaagaTCACGCAAAATTGATACCAACAGCATTATCTTTTCTGGATCTCCAAATGTTGTGATGAGCACAGTCACAGCCAAGAattatttttctcagttttgttaAAAAAGACCAggagaccttttttttttgtaatccTAAGCCAAATTGCCCAGCACACTTAGAGCCTTGTCATTTATTCTTAGTGTGATTTTAACACCTCGACTGAGCAACAAAAATGTCTGCATTAGTTGCTGCATTCAGATCAGCCCTTGTGGTTCATTAGACCCCAGCTTGTACTTCTGTTCTCAGACTGATTTTCAGGCTGCAGAACAAAGCATGGATCCAAAACAAAATGGGagatgtttacaaaaaaaagtcCCTCCCTTGAGCAGTAGAATATGCAAATCTAACAGTAATGTAAGGGCACTTTTGAGAGACACTTGTTATGCTACAGACGCCACACTGAAGCCAGATCATTCACTTGCCTCCTCTGCTGAACTATGTATGGTGCTTGACATCTATCATGCTGTGCGTCCTTGTTTCAACAGGGCTGAATACTAGCTGTCGGTCAATAGGGCAAAGAAAAAGCGTTCTAACTGCTGGATAGCACATATATCATTGTATAATACGTACCTTAACCCTCAGTGTGCTGCAGATCAGACTCAGATCTCCTGGAGAGAGATGTTAAACTGTTTCATAGTCTATACTCATGACCCGAAGTTTGAGCATTTTCAGTTAAAGCTTCTAAACTTAAATTAGACTGTCACTTGTTTGATGGAGGTCAGCAGGATTCTTGTATTTTGTGGAACAGCttttaatgaaacagaaatttACACTGACCTTTTCGGTTCTGACTTGATGGTGTGCTCATGGGCTGCTGATCTATCACGCTGCTGAAGTTTACTACCGCACGTCTGTGTAAAATTATAGCATTTAATGATACTGTCATGTAGTCTGAAGCTATTTCTGTCCTGCTGCGTGGGCCTTAATGGAACAAACATCACAAGAGCCTCCTGTTTTATTAATACAGATGGTGTTATCAGGACAGTGCTTTATGCATTAATTAAGTATCTACCTATCCATCCATCAGTCCATCCGTCCACTCCAGACTGTAGGTGTCCGGACACttacatgttttttgttcttcaggtgcttcaacacattcaaacacatttttgaaataaGGTAATGGCTACTACATTAAAGCCTGTACGTCTCACACAATTCTTTCTATATTGACGTAAACCTTTTCAAATTAATGCTGAGACTTGGCACTTTGATATAGCATCTATTAGTTTCTATAAAATTGAATGGGCTGAAGCACagaaaccaaacaacaaaaaagtttaCTTAGAGTCTGGACTGTACACgcattaatatttacattttttatccGTGTGTCTGTCGTTCTATACATCTACTGTATCTGTACAGCTACACATAAGCTATCCATACGTGCTACTTTTGGTTTCTAAAGCACCAAATAGTTTAGGGCCAAAACACATATCTAACTCCAGACCTCTCAGGTCATCTGGGACCGGTACGCTACTGTCCCCAGAGTCCAACTAAGACATCAGCATTCAGTGTTTATGCACCACATGCCCGGACACTCAAGGCTTAAAACTTCTTTGTTTGATAttgcctttttaaaataaaatttggaaCTACACCACTGCATTGTAGTTGTTCTGCAATGTTTATTCTGCTACTGTATCTTTAATTTGTCAATTTAACTTATCTTTAACTTCTACTTGGTCTTTGTGTAGCACTGGGGGGCATCAAAGTTGGATATTTTCAAACTCTACATGTATTGGTTTTCAGTCAATTAAATTAAGTATGTAATTAAGAAAGTATTCTCAGTCAATGTGATTAAGCTTTCTTAATTTTCCTGACTCATTCTTTCCCCTAGGAgtctctccagcagcagcacctgatGGGAGTCACATCTCAAACAGCCACTGGGACGGGCACCCCGGCCTCTTTGGCTACACCTCCCACCACAGTTCATCCTGTCCGCCAGTCATCCATTGCCCCTCCACAACACCTCAAGTCCCAGCGGTCCATTAACACTCCAGCTACCGCCACGCCTCCAAAGGTTCGCCCGCAGAGCAGGAACCTCCTCCTCGACTCCTCTGACACAAATTACAGCGGCAGCCAGCCAAAACAGCGCCAAACTCAGCAGCcgcagcaacagcaacaacagcagcagcagcaacagcagtcccaacagcagcaacagcaggagacaCAGCTGTCGGTGACGGACAGCCCAGCTCCTGGGCTCCCGTACCAGACGAGCTCCGCCAAAGAGAACCAGGGCCCATCAGCGGCTGCAGAGGAGTCGACGGACACTCCAACAAAAAGCACCAAGAAGCCTCAACAGTCac from Lates calcarifer isolate ASB-BC8 linkage group LG3, TLL_Latcal_v3, whole genome shotgun sequence harbors:
- the LOC108898171 gene encoding ras/Rap GTPase-activating protein SynGAP isoform X1, encoding MDTSSKTWLPHQSQFGLVGQAEVCCGGPGVLTPNQSRRASFASARQSSMETPPNATPQPFRQPSFLNRRLKGSIKRAKSQPKLDRTSSFRQMILPRFRSADQERTRLMQSFKESHSHESLLSPSSAAEALDLVLDEEAIIKPVHSSILGQEYCFEVTTSSGTKCFACRSASERDKWIENLQRAVKPNKNSTFRFQDNSRRVDNVLKLWIIEARDLPAKKRYYCELCLDDMLYARTTSKPRTDTVFWGEHFEFNNLPTIRSLRLHLYKETDKKRRKEKSTYLGLVSIPISSITGRQFVEQWYPVIQSSVLAKSGGVGSAKVINASLRVKSRYQTMNILPMELYKEFAEYITNNYRTLCAVLEPLLSVKSKEEVAFALVHILQSTGKTKEFLSDMAMCEVDRFMDREHLIFRENTLATKAVEEYLKLIGHRYLKDAIGDFIRALYESEENCEVDPMRVPPSVLADHQANLRMCCELLLCKIINSLCIFPRELKEVFASWRARCAERGREDLADSLISSSLFLRFMCPAIMSPSLFNLMQEYPAERTSRTLTLIAKVMQNLASFSKFGPKEEYMYFMNEFLEMEWGSMQQFLYEISNMDTGGNAGGFEGYIDLGRELSMLHSLLWEVMGQLSKDAILKLGPLPRLLNDISVALRNPQLHMPTNHQPDRPKDRLFSRPSFNRLMSSDFQSLMMRDLNSSIDISRLPSPTTGVSAVESLSSNLNMRRHAERDLRSSREVFYVTRPPLARSSPAYCTSSSDITEPDPKVHSVNKSVSMMDLQDSRMNSISNLNSVGDMLTSSQASIAGLGHSFGNLGGPLRMGGHMPAGSAGSGLRLSQMGHIGGPTESISQQQQQAAAAMHFPLSFQNPLFHLAAQNSPAQSQPPPPPLLLAPEPENGHHDYAPAFGNSAFSRSEDLSALRSQSSLVQPSIVHSHSYSDDFTRQNQNNDYAWHQLSLQVQESLQQQHLMGVTSQTATGTGTPASLATPPTTVHPVRQSSIAPPQHLKSQRSINTPATATPPKVRPQSRNLLLDSSDTNYSGSQPKQRQTQQPQQQQQQQQQQQQSQQQQQQETQLSVTDSPAPGLPYQTSSAKENQGPSAAAEESTDTPTKSTKKPQQSQLQPPQQHLLKPVVNKQGSQTTLNTPALNERTVAWVSNMPHLSADIESLRPDREGQLKEYSKSMDESRLERVREYEEEIHSLKERLKMSHRKLEEYEQRLLSQEQQTNKILQQYQSRLEDSERRLKQQQLEKDSQIKGIISRLMAVEDELRGGAIPDIKPRILTDQSISQGYGGHPGS
- the LOC108898171 gene encoding ras/Rap GTPase-activating protein SynGAP isoform X3, producing MDTSSKTWLPHQSQFGLVGQAEVCCGGPGVLTPNQSRRASFASARQSSMETPPNATPQPFRQPSFLNRRLKGSIKRAKSQPKLDRTSSFRQMILPRFRSADQERTRLMQSFKESHSHESLLSPSSAAEALDLVLDEEAIIKPVHSSILGQEYCFEVTTSSGTKCFACRSASERDKWIENLQRAVKPNKNSTFRFQDNSRRVDNVLKLWIIEARDLPAKKRYYCELCLDDMLYARTTSKPRTDTVFWGEHFEFNNLPTIRSLRLHLYKETDKKRRKEKSTYLGLVSIPISSITGRQFVEQWYPVIQSSVLAKSGGVGSAKVINASLRVKSRYQTMNILPMELYKEFAEYITNNYRTLCAVLEPLLSVKSKEEVAFALVHILQSTGKTKEFLSDMAMCEVDRFMDREHLIFRENTLATKAVEEYLKLIGHRYLKDAIGDFIRALYESEENCEVDPMRVPPSVLADHQANLRMCCELLLCKIINSLCIFPRELKEVFASWRARCAERGREDLADSLISSSLFLRFMCPAIMSPSLFNLMQEYPAERTSRTLTLIAKVMQNLASFSKFGPKEEYMYFMNEFLEMEWGSMQQFLYEISNMDTGGNAGGFEGYIDLGRELSMLHSLLWEVMGQLSKDAILKLGPLPRLLNDISVALRNPQLHMPTNHQPDRPKDRLFSRPSFNRLMSSDFQSLMMRDLNSSIDISRLPSPTTGVSAVESLSSNLNMRRHAERDLRSSREVFYVTRPPLARSSPAYCTSSSDITEPDPKVHSVNKSVSMMDLQDSRMNSISNLNSVGDMLTSSQASIAGLGHSFGNLGGPLRMGGHMPAGSAGSGLRLSQMGHIGGPTESISQQQQQAAAAMHFPLSFQNPLFHLAAQNSPAQSQPPPPPLLLAPEPENGHHDYAPAFGNSAFSRSEDLSALRSQSSLVQPSIVHSHSYSDDFTRQNQNNDYAWHQLSLQVQESLQQQHLMGVTSQTATGTGTPASLATPPTTVHPVRQSSIAPPQHLKSQRSINTPATATPPKVRPQSRNLLLDSSDTNYSGSQPKQRQTQQPQQQQQQQQQQQQSQQQQQQETQLSVTDSPAPGLPYQTSSAKENQGPSAAAEESTDTPTKSTKKPQQSQLQPPQQHLLKPVVNKQGSQTTLNTPALNERTVAWVSNMPHLSADIESLRPDREGQLKEYSKSMDESRLERVREYEEEIHSLKERLKMSHRKLEEYEQRLLSQEQQTNKILQQYQSRLEDSERRLKQQQLEKDSQIKGIISSLSARAMVATQDPDCQFQSDQSS
- the LOC108898171 gene encoding ras/Rap GTPase-activating protein SynGAP isoform X2, with amino-acid sequence MDTSSKTWLPHQSQFGLVGQAEVCCGGPGVLTPNQSRRASFASARQSSMETPPNATPQPFRQPSFLNRRLKGSIKRAKSQPKLDRTSSFRQMILPRFRSADQERTRLMQSFKESHSHESLLSPSSAAEALDLVLDEEAIIKPVHSSILGQEYCFEVTTSSGTKCFACRSASERDKWIENLQRAVKPNKDNSRRVDNVLKLWIIEARDLPAKKRYYCELCLDDMLYARTTSKPRTDTVFWGEHFEFNNLPTIRSLRLHLYKETDKKRRKEKSTYLGLVSIPISSITGRQFVEQWYPVIQSSVLAKSGGVGSAKVINASLRVKSRYQTMNILPMELYKEFAEYITNNYRTLCAVLEPLLSVKSKEEVAFALVHILQSTGKTKEFLSDMAMCEVDRFMDREHLIFRENTLATKAVEEYLKLIGHRYLKDAIGDFIRALYESEENCEVDPMRVPPSVLADHQANLRMCCELLLCKIINSLCIFPRELKEVFASWRARCAERGREDLADSLISSSLFLRFMCPAIMSPSLFNLMQEYPAERTSRTLTLIAKVMQNLASFSKFGPKEEYMYFMNEFLEMEWGSMQQFLYEISNMDTGGNAGGFEGYIDLGRELSMLHSLLWEVMGQLSKDAILKLGPLPRLLNDISVALRNPQLHMPTNHQPDRPKDRLFSRPSFNRLMSSDFQSLMMRDLNSSIDISRLPSPTTGVSAVESLSSNLNMRRHAERDLRSSREVFYVTRPPLARSSPAYCTSSSDITEPDPKVHSVNKSVSMMDLQDSRMNSISNLNSVGDMLTSSQASIAGLGHSFGNLGGPLRMGGHMPAGSAGSGLRLSQMGHIGGPTESISQQQQQAAAAMHFPLSFQNPLFHLAAQNSPAQSQPPPPPLLLAPEPENGHHDYAPAFGNSAFSRSEDLSALRSQSSLVQPSIVHSHSYSDDFTRQNQNNDYAWHQLSLQVQESLQQQHLMGVTSQTATGTGTPASLATPPTTVHPVRQSSIAPPQHLKSQRSINTPATATPPKVRPQSRNLLLDSSDTNYSGSQPKQRQTQQPQQQQQQQQQQQQSQQQQQQETQLSVTDSPAPGLPYQTSSAKENQGPSAAAEESTDTPTKSTKKPQQSQLQPPQQHLLKPVVNKQGSQTTLNTPALNERTVAWVSNMPHLSADIESLRPDREGQLKEYSKSMDESRLERVREYEEEIHSLKERLKMSHRKLEEYEQRLLSQEQQTNKILQQYQSRLEDSERRLKQQQLEKDSQIKGIISRLMAVEDELRGGAIPDIKPRILTDQSISQGYGGHPGS